From the Polyangiaceae bacterium genome, the window TGCTGGAGCAAGTGGCTGCCCGCGACATGGTGAGGATCGTTCCAAGAGTAGAGCGCTGTGTTGCCGAGCATCACCGGGACGATCACCACCAGCGACAGCACGGCGAGTGCGGGCATGTTGCTGACGAAGATCTCCGCGACGCGGCGCACGACCGGGCTCCAGCGCGCCTTGGTCAGGTGCTGTACCAGGATGAAGAACAGCGACCCGAGGGTGATGGTTAGGCCCCACCAGAATGCGACCAGGTAGGAATGGAAGAAGTGGGCGAAGCCATCACCAGCGCTCGCACCGAGCGCCGCGGCGCCTCCCAAACCAACCACCGCCATGCCGCCGCCGACCTTGAGCAGCGTGCCGCTCAGGTCGCCCAAGCGAATGTTCTCGCCGGCCGGACCGTGGTCACCGCCATCCTTGCCACCGCCACCACCGCCGTGCCCGCCGTCGGACTTCTCGACCGACTTCGTCGCCGGCTTGGTGGCTGCAACCTTGGCCTCCTCCTTCTTGGGAGCAGGTTTCTCGGCTGCCTTCGGTGCCTCTTTCTTGGGCGCGACAGGCGGCTCAGACGCCGAGTCTTCCGTCTCGTCGTCGTCCTCGTCGTCGTCATCCTCGTCGTCGTCCTCTTCCGTGGCTACGGGTTCGGACTTCGGCGCTTCAGACTTCGAGCTCGTTTCTTCGGGCTCGGTCTTGCTGACGGTCTTGCGGGGCTTCGCCTTCTTGCTGGCCATGTCGATATCCGTAACTACTTGAGCGAGGCGATCTCGCTAGGAGACAGGTCTTTGGTGGTGGCGTTGCGGGTACGCTGAAGCGCACGCACGTAGAGGATGATCGCCCAGCGATCTTCGACGTCGATCTGAGGACCGTACGCCGGCATGTTGCGCACGCCGTGGGTGATGCTGTTGAAGAGCTGCCCCACGGGCTGCTTCATCAGGTTCGGGTCGGTGACGTCTGACGGTGGCACCCAGCCGTCCACACCAGCACCGATCAGCTCAGCGCGCTTGTTCACCATGCCGTCGCCGCGCCCTTGGAGGCCGTGGCAAGGAGCACAGAAGATGTCGAAGCGCTGTTCGCCACGCTTCATCGTGGCTTCGCTGACCTGCAGCTGATTCGGGAAGGTCGTGGCCCAAGTGTTACCCGACTTGCCGCGATAGAAGTGGTCATCCTCTTGGAGGTTGCCCTGGGCGACGGTGCCTTCGACGAACGGGCGATCCGCGCGGCGATCATCGAAGAACGTGTTGACCCGCTGGGCCTTGTACTTCGTCTGGAAATCCATGTCCGGGACGATGTGGATGCGCGGGCTGCGGTTGTGAGACTCACGGGCGTGAGCCGCCAACGCGAAGGGCACGATTGCGGCAGCGGTCAGGATCACCAGGCCATAGATGATTCCTCGCGGAAGCTCTGCTGGCGTCTGGTCGTCGTCCATCAACGGCTCGACGACGTCGGCGTGCTCAGCCAGCAGCGCAGTCACCTCGTCCGCGTCGTACTTGGGGTCGCTGGCCTCGATCAGCAGGAAGAACTTGTCGTCCGTGACCCGCTCGAAACGCTCCTTGAGATCCAAGGGGTGCGAGGGGTGAGGCAACTTGTTCAGCGCCAGCATGCCGCCCAAGGTCGTCAGCGCGCTCAGGAGCACGGTGAGCTCGAACATGATCGGCACGTTCGCGGGA encodes:
- a CDS encoding DUF3341 domain-containing protein; its protein translation is MSEKKDKSTTKKTPVYGILAEYSDPAVLIEACKKVRDAGFKKWDTYTPFPVHGIDPAMGIKPTILPWLVLCAGLTGLTTAILLQWWTNAHDYAWIVSGKPFWSIPANVPIMFELTVLLSALTTLGGMLALNKLPHPSHPLDLKERFERVTDDKFFLLIEASDPKYDADEVTALLAEHADVVEPLMDDDQTPAELPRGIIYGLVILTAAAIVPFALAAHARESHNRSPRIHIVPDMDFQTKYKAQRVNTFFDDRRADRPFVEGTVAQGNLQEDDHFYRGKSGNTWATTFPNQLQVSEATMKRGEQRFDIFCAPCHGLQGRGDGMVNKRAELIGAGVDGWVPPSDVTDPNLMKQPVGQLFNSITHGVRNMPAYGPQIDVEDRWAIILYVRALQRTRNATTKDLSPSEIASLK